The proteins below are encoded in one region of Bosea sp. BIWAKO-01:
- a CDS encoding iron ABC transporter permease has product MTAVPALSRPKRMSATPGQIALALAIAAFLLFFLVLPVATVIYVAFTEKGTNSFTLINFYDFFRTELFIRSFWNSVYVSAMSVVWASVFALPLAYLTTRFVFRGAAVVQTLGFLPLIMPPFVGAVAMQLLFGRNGSINLLLDDWFGFKIGFMEGLNGVIFVQSVHYFPFILINLSAALRNIDRAMEEAAQNLGSSGFRLFRRIVFPLAMPGYLAGASLVFVKVFDDLATPLLLNVKDMLAPQAYLRVTSIGIADPMGYVISVVLIIASVVAMWLSALALKGRDYATTQRGGGGLAKRVMSPMEAIFGYGVVILILALVLAPHLGLLLLSFATIWSYSPLPDAFTVAHYARVFGESSVYIKNTLIYASIAGGIDIVLGVAIAYLVLRTKLVGREWLDWTASAALAIPGVVLGIGYLRTFYGITLPDGTPLASLWITLVLALAIRRLPYALRACHAALQQISVSLEEAAENLGATKSRTVRRVVVPLMAGGILAGFVTSFSTAAVELSATLMLVQSNSDAPLAYGLYVFMQSAAGRGPGAALGVVAVILVAACTFLSHLIIERSQKAKGMGH; this is encoded by the coding sequence ATGACCGCCGTCCCCGCGCTCTCGCGCCCCAAACGCATGTCGGCGACCCCTGGCCAGATCGCGCTCGCGCTGGCCATTGCAGCCTTCCTGCTGTTCTTCCTCGTGCTGCCGGTGGCAACGGTGATCTATGTCGCCTTCACCGAGAAGGGCACGAACAGCTTCACGCTGATCAATTTCTACGACTTCTTCCGGACCGAGCTATTCATCCGGTCGTTCTGGAACTCGGTCTATGTCTCGGCCATGTCGGTGGTCTGGGCGTCGGTCTTCGCGCTGCCGCTGGCCTATCTGACGACGCGTTTCGTCTTCCGCGGCGCTGCGGTCGTCCAAACGCTGGGTTTCCTGCCCCTGATCATGCCACCCTTCGTCGGCGCCGTGGCGATGCAGCTCTTGTTCGGCCGCAACGGCTCGATCAACCTGCTGCTGGATGATTGGTTCGGCTTCAAGATCGGCTTCATGGAAGGGCTGAACGGCGTCATTTTCGTCCAGTCGGTCCATTATTTCCCGTTCATCCTGATCAATCTCTCGGCAGCGCTGCGCAATATCGACCGGGCCATGGAAGAGGCCGCGCAGAATCTCGGCTCCTCCGGCTTCCGCCTTTTTCGCCGCATCGTCTTCCCGCTCGCCATGCCGGGCTATCTCGCCGGCGCCTCGCTCGTCTTCGTCAAGGTCTTCGACGATCTGGCGACCCCGCTCCTGCTCAACGTCAAGGACATGCTGGCGCCGCAGGCCTATCTGCGCGTGACCTCGATCGGGATTGCCGACCCGATGGGCTATGTCATCTCGGTCGTCCTGATCATCGCCTCGGTCGTTGCCATGTGGCTGTCGGCGCTGGCGCTGAAGGGCCGCGACTACGCCACGACCCAACGCGGCGGCGGCGGCCTCGCCAAGCGTGTGATGTCACCGATGGAGGCCATCTTCGGCTATGGCGTCGTCATCCTGATCCTGGCGCTGGTGCTCGCGCCGCATCTGGGGCTGCTGCTGCTCTCCTTTGCGACGATCTGGTCCTATTCGCCGCTGCCGGACGCCTTCACGGTCGCCCATTACGCCCGCGTCTTCGGCGAGAGCTCGGTCTACATCAAGAACACACTGATCTATGCCAGCATCGCAGGCGGGATCGACATCGTGCTCGGTGTGGCCATCGCCTATCTCGTGCTGCGGACGAAGCTGGTCGGCCGCGAATGGCTCGACTGGACGGCGTCGGCGGCACTGGCGATCCCGGGCGTCGTGCTCGGCATCGGCTATCTCCGGACCTTCTACGGTATCACCTTGCCGGACGGCACGCCGCTCGCCTCGCTCTGGATCACCCTCGTGCTGGCGCTCGCGATCCGGCGCCTGCCCTATGCGCTGCGCGCCTGCCACGCGGCGCTGCAGCAGATCTCGGTCTCGCTCGAGGAGGCGGCGGAGAATCTCGGCGCCACCAAATCCCGGACCGTGCGCCGCGTCGTCGTCCCGCTGATGGCAGGCGGCATTCTCGCCGGCTTCGTCACCAGCTTCTCGACCGCGGCGGTCGAGCTCTCGGCCACACTGATGCTGGTGCAGTCCAACTCCGACGCGCCACTGGCCTATGGGCTCTATGTCTTCATGCAGTCCGCCGCCGGACGTGGGCCTGGTGCGGCGCTCGGCGTCGTCGCGGTCATCCTCGTCGCGGCCTGCACCTTCCTCTCCCATCTCATCATCGAACGCAGCCAGAAGGCCAAGGGAATGGGCCACTGA
- a CDS encoding ABC transporter substrate-binding protein, whose protein sequence is MVNRRVALAAALGLSLSTSFATIALAQAPAGKVTVVTSFSKDVTDPIKKAFEKAVPGVTLEVQNRNTNAGVKYVEETKANNQVDLFWASAPDAFEVLKGKKLLTPYKPKATGIPEKIGSYPINDPQGFYFGFAASGYGIMWNDRYAKANKLPEPKDWQDLAKPAFYDHVSIASPARSGTTHLTVETILQGEGWDKGWRTLKEMSGNFRSITERSFGVPEAVNSGQVGVGIVIDFFAFSAQASGFPVKFVYPTVTTVVPANVGIIANPPNKAAAEAFVEFLLSPTGQEVLLDPGIRRLPVNPAVYAKAGADYPNPFTDPRFQKMIGFDVDKSEARTAVVDTLFDQLISFQLDALKGVTKTLHEVDAALAKKPNAQAKAAADEARNLIAAMPVTEAQAASAELRGAFTGGKEKGARQAELESQWANAARENYAKAKTKAEEALKLAR, encoded by the coding sequence ATGGTCAATCGCAGGGTCGCACTCGCGGCCGCCCTCGGCCTGTCGCTCAGCACGTCATTCGCAACCATCGCCCTCGCCCAGGCTCCGGCCGGCAAGGTCACCGTTGTCACCTCCTTTTCCAAGGACGTGACCGACCCGATCAAGAAGGCCTTCGAGAAGGCGGTTCCGGGCGTCACGCTCGAAGTTCAGAACCGCAACACCAATGCCGGTGTGAAATATGTCGAGGAGACCAAGGCCAACAACCAGGTCGATCTCTTCTGGGCGTCGGCTCCTGACGCCTTCGAAGTGCTCAAAGGCAAGAAGCTGCTGACGCCCTACAAGCCCAAGGCGACCGGCATCCCCGAGAAGATCGGCTCCTATCCGATCAATGATCCGCAGGGCTTCTATTTCGGCTTCGCGGCCTCGGGCTACGGCATCATGTGGAATGATCGCTACGCCAAGGCCAACAAGCTGCCGGAACCGAAGGACTGGCAGGATCTCGCCAAGCCGGCCTTCTACGACCATGTCTCGATCGCCTCGCCGGCCCGCTCCGGCACGACGCACCTGACCGTCGAGACCATCCTTCAGGGCGAAGGCTGGGACAAGGGCTGGCGCACGCTCAAGGAGATGTCGGGCAATTTCCGCTCGATCACGGAACGTTCGTTCGGTGTGCCGGAAGCGGTGAACTCCGGACAGGTCGGCGTCGGCATCGTCATCGACTTCTTCGCCTTCTCGGCACAGGCGTCCGGATTCCCGGTCAAGTTCGTCTATCCGACCGTGACCACCGTCGTGCCTGCCAATGTCGGCATCATCGCGAACCCACCGAACAAGGCGGCGGCCGAGGCCTTCGTCGAGTTCCTGCTCTCGCCGACCGGCCAGGAAGTCCTGCTCGATCCCGGCATCCGCCGCCTGCCGGTCAATCCGGCCGTCTATGCCAAGGCCGGCGCCGATTATCCCAACCCCTTCACCGATCCGCGCTTCCAGAAGATGATCGGCTTCGACGTCGACAAATCCGAAGCCCGGACCGCTGTCGTCGACACTCTGTTCGACCAGCTGATCTCCTTCCAGCTCGATGCGCTGAAGGGCGTCACCAAGACGCTGCACGAGGTCGACGCCGCGCTGGCGAAGAAGCCCAACGCCCAGGCCAAGGCTGCAGCCGATGAGGCGCGCAACCTGATCGCAGCCATGCCGGTCACCGAAGCGCAGGCTGCAAGCGCAGAACTCCGCGGCGCCTTTACCGGCGGCAAGGAGAAGGGCGCCAGACAGGCCGAGCTCGAGAGCCAGTGGGCCAATGCTGCCCGCGAGAATTACGCCAAGGCCAAGACCAAGGCCGAGGAAGCCCTCAAGCTCGCGCGCTGA
- a CDS encoding sigma-54 dependent transcriptional regulator, producing the protein MNAPRIVLVDDDAEVLEACRLTLELEGFEVAAKRSADAALPLLTRDSPVVLVSDVRMPGRDGFGLLAAVRAIDPEIPVVLVTGHADVPMAVKAIRDGAWDFVEKPADPVLLTETVRRASDYRRLIIENRQLRAGATPDDPWVARLVGASPAIVRLRQRLTLMADADADVLLFGETGTGKEVAARALHDLGKRRSGRFVAVNCGAIPETMIESELFGHEAGAFTGARERRIGKIEHASGGTLFLDEIESMPMAAQVRLLRALQERRIERLGSNREIAVDIRIVAATKADLAALAKAGGFREDLVYRLNVVTLRLPPLRDRREDIPLLFQHFLGLAAARVGRSAPPLGRDLLQRLSRQDWPGNVRELRNAAERSLLGMDEDFDDHETVAGPSSAELTLDEQIALAEAEVIGAALKRHGGRIGVTAAALGITRKTLYLKMRRYGLSGAAALPD; encoded by the coding sequence ATGAATGCGCCAAGGATTGTTCTCGTCGACGACGACGCCGAGGTTCTCGAGGCCTGCCGGCTGACCTTGGAGCTCGAAGGCTTCGAGGTCGCGGCAAAGCGCTCGGCCGACGCAGCCCTGCCCCTGCTGACCCGCGACAGCCCCGTCGTTCTGGTCAGCGATGTCCGGATGCCCGGCCGCGACGGCTTCGGCCTGCTGGCGGCGGTCAGGGCGATCGACCCGGAAATTCCGGTCGTGCTCGTCACCGGCCATGCCGACGTCCCCATGGCGGTGAAGGCGATCCGCGACGGTGCCTGGGATTTCGTCGAGAAGCCGGCCGATCCCGTGCTCCTCACCGAGACCGTCCGCCGGGCGAGCGATTACCGCCGGCTGATCATCGAGAACCGACAGCTGCGTGCCGGAGCCACCCCCGACGACCCGTGGGTCGCGCGGCTTGTCGGCGCCTCGCCGGCGATCGTCCGTTTGCGGCAGCGGCTGACCCTCATGGCCGACGCCGATGCCGACGTGCTGCTCTTCGGCGAAACCGGGACCGGCAAGGAGGTCGCGGCGCGCGCGCTGCACGATCTCGGCAAGCGCCGCAGCGGGCGCTTCGTCGCGGTGAACTGCGGCGCAATTCCCGAAACCATGATCGAGAGCGAGCTTTTCGGCCATGAGGCCGGCGCCTTCACCGGTGCACGCGAGCGGCGCATCGGCAAGATCGAGCATGCCAGCGGCGGCACGCTCTTTCTCGACGAGATCGAGTCGATGCCGATGGCCGCGCAGGTCCGGCTGCTGCGCGCGCTCCAGGAGCGACGCATCGAACGCCTCGGCTCCAACCGCGAGATCGCGGTCGATATCCGCATCGTCGCGGCAACAAAGGCGGACCTCGCAGCATTGGCCAAGGCCGGCGGATTTAGAGAAGACCTGGTCTATCGCCTCAATGTCGTGACGCTCCGCCTGCCGCCCCTGCGCGATCGGCGCGAGGACATTCCATTGCTGTTCCAGCACTTCCTCGGGCTCGCCGCCGCTCGCGTCGGCCGCTCCGCCCCGCCGCTCGGCCGCGATCTGCTGCAGCGCCTGTCACGGCAGGACTGGCCCGGCAACGTGCGCGAATTGCGCAACGCCGCCGAACGCAGCCTGCTCGGGATGGACGAGGATTTCGATGATCATGAGACCGTCGCCGGACCATCGAGTGCCGAACTGACGCTCGACGAACAGATCGCGCTCGCCGAAGCCGAGGTGATCGGTGCGGCGTTGAAACGCCATGGCGGCCGGATCGGCGTCACAGCAGCCGCCCTCGGCATCACCCGCAAGACCCTTTACCTCAAGATGCGCCGCTACGGTTTGAGTGGCGCGGCAGCACTTCCCGACTGA
- a CDS encoding ATP-binding protein: protein MRRLWRDRRFGIGERLIAAFLGVGLFAVGAGIVGVISYERLSTELAAIARDHLPGLASSARLAEASARVIASMPELANAERRDAYERGRRLVGERLDELDRVLAERAEGGFASPALAAVATEIRSNLKAIDAVSERRFPLGERNRAIGEELRWLQADLLDEIEPLTDDARFNIETALGQAGTEASGAAKPNAIREETRKSAALMTLNAQANLIVGLYGRLGAVRSREDMEQTGHVIGEAVDQLEIEARALNGWPDTITVRQIAQRLIGLADAGTGLAAIKRAELAAQTDAQRLITESRRLVSELGTLVSQEVQRTEATAKAAAERSATAIRLGRNLLLAIAAASLIGALLIGWFYVRRHLVARLRVLTEAATSIASGQSSAVLPHAGNDELGDLARALAVFRQTRDDLIQAAKLAALGQMAAGLSHELNQPLAAIRSHAHNGVLLLERERPDEARHAIMRIQALTTRAAELIAHLRRFARKPGVTLSPVEVGGVVETALSLFSPRLDAGQVTLKQDMPGERLYVRAEEIRLEQVLVNLIANALDAIAGRPDPTLAIGAAQRGKAVEIWVEDNGPGIDRAHLERIFDPFFTTKPVGSGLGLGLSLSYNIIKDLGGTLAVASSGPAGTRFLIMLEALPNRAMAAMEIDA, encoded by the coding sequence ATGAGGCGCCTCTGGCGAGACCGACGTTTCGGCATCGGCGAACGCCTGATCGCCGCCTTTCTCGGCGTCGGTCTGTTCGCCGTCGGCGCCGGCATCGTCGGCGTCATATCCTATGAGCGACTGAGCACGGAGCTGGCGGCCATCGCCCGCGATCATCTCCCGGGCCTTGCCTCTTCTGCGAGGCTTGCCGAAGCCAGCGCGCGCGTCATCGCCAGCATGCCCGAGCTTGCCAATGCCGAGCGACGCGATGCCTATGAGCGCGGCCGGCGGCTTGTCGGGGAGCGACTGGATGAGCTCGACCGGGTCCTGGCCGAACGGGCCGAGGGCGGGTTCGCCTCGCCTGCCCTGGCCGCGGTAGCGACCGAGATCCGCAGCAATCTCAAAGCCATCGATGCGGTCTCTGAGCGGCGCTTCCCGCTTGGCGAGCGCAACCGTGCCATCGGCGAGGAGCTACGTTGGCTCCAGGCCGATCTCCTCGACGAAATCGAGCCACTCACCGACGATGCCCGCTTCAATATCGAGACGGCGCTCGGTCAGGCCGGAACCGAAGCATCAGGCGCAGCCAAGCCGAATGCCATTCGCGAGGAGACGCGCAAGAGCGCGGCGTTGATGACGCTGAATGCCCAGGCGAACCTGATCGTCGGCCTCTATGGGCGGCTCGGCGCGGTCCGCTCCCGCGAGGATATGGAGCAGACCGGCCATGTCATCGGCGAGGCGGTCGACCAGCTCGAAATCGAGGCCAGGGCGCTGAACGGCTGGCCCGATACCATCACCGTCAGGCAGATTGCCCAGCGGCTGATCGGACTTGCCGATGCCGGCACCGGATTGGCCGCCATCAAGCGCGCGGAGCTGGCAGCCCAGACGGACGCGCAACGACTGATCACGGAAAGCCGGCGGCTGGTCAGCGAGCTCGGCACCCTGGTCTCCCAGGAGGTTCAGAGAACGGAAGCAACCGCGAAAGCTGCGGCCGAGCGTTCCGCCACAGCGATCAGGCTCGGCCGCAACCTGCTCCTGGCGATCGCCGCCGCCTCGCTGATCGGAGCCCTCCTGATCGGCTGGTTCTATGTTCGCCGTCATCTCGTCGCGCGGCTGCGCGTGCTCACCGAAGCCGCGACCAGCATCGCCAGCGGGCAGTCCTCGGCTGTTTTGCCCCATGCGGGCAATGACGAGCTCGGCGACCTCGCCCGGGCGCTCGCCGTCTTCCGGCAGACCCGGGACGACCTGATCCAGGCGGCCAAGCTCGCCGCGCTCGGCCAGATGGCGGCCGGCCTCAGCCACGAACTCAACCAGCCGCTGGCAGCGATTCGCTCGCATGCCCATAACGGGGTGCTGCTGCTGGAGCGCGAGCGGCCCGACGAGGCCCGCCACGCCATCATGCGCATCCAGGCGCTGACAACCCGCGCCGCCGAGTTGATTGCTCACCTCAGGCGCTTCGCCCGCAAGCCGGGCGTGACGCTTTCTCCCGTCGAGGTCGGCGGCGTGGTCGAGACGGCGCTGTCGCTCTTCAGTCCGCGCCTCGATGCCGGGCAGGTGACGCTGAAGCAGGACATGCCAGGCGAAAGGCTCTATGTCCGCGCCGAGGAAATCCGGCTGGAGCAGGTCCTGGTCAACCTCATCGCCAATGCCCTCGATGCCATCGCCGGTCGGCCGGACCCGACACTCGCGATCGGCGCGGCCCAACGCGGCAAGGCCGTCGAGATCTGGGTCGAGGATAACGGGCCCGGCATCGACCGCGCGCATCTGGAGCGAATCTTCGACCCGTTCTTCACGACCAAGCCGGTCGGTTCGGGGCTCGGCCTCGGCCTCTCGCTCTCCTACAACATCATCAAGGACCTTGGCGGCACGCTCGCCGTCGCAAGCTCCGGTCCCGCCGGCACACGCTTTCTGATTATGCTCGAAGCCCTGCCGAACCGCGCAATGGCTGCCATGGAAATTGACGCATGA
- a CDS encoding ABC transporter substrate-binding protein — protein MIRRAARLCLALAAFTWLAAGPAEARRVQIITSFPPAFFEPFRAAFRNRHPDIAVEVVQRKTTAAVADIRTQQRQEADLFWASAPDAFELLKRTKLLAPLQARPTGAPETIAGYPVNDPDGHYLGFAVSGYGLVYNPSYLAARGLPVPRNWADLAAPAYAGHIGLTSPARSGTTHLMVEALLQSLGWERGWALWSEIGGNLATITARSFGVTAGVARGRFGIGISIDFLAETAGAEGETSRFLLPEETLFAPASIARLATSPNPKEAELFIDFVLSPEGQKLLREPRIGRLAVSPAAYGADEAPPHLSDLSGLFNRTRFDAGLSAGRYELVNIIFDEWITFRRAEHARLWRSLQGLEAALLAYPDGQAARLLTEARGALARPPIPASELGQPERFRDLVRVPRGLAVPEAQARIEAEIRNAIAAQAADAAIRLRQAAERLAAAGWTNSDDGLAGGLP, from the coding sequence ATGATCCGACGCGCGGCTCGTCTCTGCCTTGCCCTTGCGGCTTTCACCTGGCTTGCCGCCGGCCCGGCAGAAGCTCGCCGCGTCCAGATCATCACCTCGTTCCCGCCGGCCTTCTTCGAGCCCTTCCGGGCGGCCTTTCGCAACCGACACCCGGACATCGCGGTGGAGGTCGTGCAGCGCAAGACCACCGCAGCCGTTGCGGATATCCGGACACAGCAGCGTCAGGAGGCCGATCTGTTCTGGGCCTCCGCCCCCGACGCCTTCGAGTTGCTGAAGCGGACGAAGCTGCTGGCTCCGCTGCAGGCCCGGCCGACCGGCGCCCCCGAGACCATCGCGGGCTATCCCGTCAACGATCCGGATGGGCACTATCTCGGCTTTGCCGTCTCGGGCTACGGGCTGGTCTACAATCCGTCCTATCTTGCGGCGCGGGGGCTCCCGGTACCGCGGAACTGGGCCGACCTTGCCGCCCCCGCCTATGCCGGCCATATCGGCCTGACCTCGCCAGCCCGCTCCGGCACGACGCACCTGATGGTCGAAGCCCTGCTGCAATCGCTCGGCTGGGAACGTGGCTGGGCGCTCTGGTCCGAGATCGGCGGCAATCTCGCCACCATCACGGCGCGCAGTTTCGGGGTGACGGCGGGTGTGGCGCGCGGTCGGTTCGGCATCGGTATCTCGATCGATTTCCTGGCAGAAACCGCCGGTGCGGAGGGCGAGACCAGCCGCTTCCTGCTGCCGGAGGAGACGCTTTTCGCACCAGCCAGCATCGCACGGCTGGCAACGTCACCCAATCCGAAGGAGGCCGAACTCTTCATCGACTTCGTGCTCTCGCCCGAGGGCCAGAAGCTACTGCGCGAGCCGCGGATCGGCCGGCTTGCGGTCTCACCGGCTGCCTATGGCGCCGACGAGGCGCCGCCGCATCTTTCGGACCTGTCGGGCCTCTTCAACCGGACACGCTTCGATGCCGGGCTGTCGGCCGGCCGCTACGAACTGGTCAACATCATCTTCGACGAGTGGATCACCTTCCGCCGCGCGGAGCATGCCCGGCTCTGGCGCAGCCTCCAGGGACTGGAGGCCGCGCTTCTCGCCTATCCCGACGGGCAGGCCGCCCGCCTCCTGACCGAAGCGCGCGGAGCGCTGGCGCGGCCGCCCATCCCAGCCTCGGAACTCGGCCAGCCCGAACGTTTTCGCGATCTTGTGCGTGTGCCTCGGGGCCTGGCAGTTCCCGAGGCGCAGGCGCGTATCGAAGCCGAGATCCGCAACGCAATCGCGGCCCAGGCCGCGGACGCCGCCATCAGGTTGCGCCAGGCCGCCGAGCGTCTCGCGGCCGCAGGGTGGACCAATTCGGATGACGGGCTGGCCGGAGGGCTGCCATGA
- a CDS encoding CMD domain protein encodes MSGTNLIESLAGLKAGSQLADAVSERSGIMEMSQASHDAVLLPREPGGLSHAERAALAVRMARWNGDSGLAAHYRELLGQAGETSALAAIASGAALEQLGADARLVAVTRHVDILTKTVKDATRADIEALKAAGIAEPDIVRLAELAAFVNYQVRVIAGLRLLEEVL; translated from the coding sequence TTGAGCGGGACGAATCTGATCGAGAGCCTGGCGGGGTTGAAGGCGGGCTCCCAACTTGCGGATGCCGTATCAGAGCGCTCCGGGATCATGGAGATGAGCCAGGCCAGCCATGACGCGGTCCTGCTGCCGCGCGAGCCGGGCGGGCTGAGCCATGCCGAACGTGCGGCGCTGGCGGTCAGGATGGCCCGATGGAACGGGGATTCCGGGCTGGCCGCCCACTATCGGGAACTGCTCGGACAAGCCGGCGAGACCTCCGCGCTGGCGGCGATCGCTTCGGGCGCGGCCCTTGAGCAGCTCGGCGCGGATGCGCGGCTCGTCGCCGTTACGCGTCATGTCGACATCCTGACGAAGACGGTCAAGGACGCGACGCGGGCGGATATCGAGGCGCTCAAGGCGGCAGGCATCGCGGAGCCCGACATCGTCCGGCTCGCAGAGCTTGCTGCCTTCGTCAATTACCAGGTCCGTGTGATTGCCGGCCTGCGGCTGCTGGAGGAGGTCCTGTGA
- a CDS encoding peroxidase-related enzyme (This protein belongs to a clade of uncharacterized proteins related to peroxidases such as the alkylhydroperoxidase AhpD.), translating into MSVPVHEFTADVPRWSPYVTPVTLEDATPEQLDALQITPSNKKVSAYVLTLAHDPESLKVRSPLFNAIMYGKGGLSPAERELGAVGASIVNRCVYCAAVHASRFNQLTKRTDVIEAIFADGVDAELEEHQQVIFDFAVRLSKTPSEATQADIAALRDLGLSKLEILDLILSASIFGWANRLMHTLGEPVRD; encoded by the coding sequence GTGAGCGTTCCGGTCCACGAGTTCACGGCCGACGTGCCGCGCTGGTCGCCCTATGTCACGCCGGTCACGCTTGAGGACGCGACTCCGGAGCAGCTCGATGCGCTTCAGATCACGCCGTCGAACAAGAAGGTTTCGGCCTATGTCCTGACGCTCGCGCATGATCCCGAATCCCTGAAGGTGCGCTCGCCGCTCTTCAACGCGATCATGTATGGCAAGGGCGGGCTGTCCCCGGCCGAACGGGAGCTTGGCGCAGTCGGCGCCTCGATCGTCAATCGCTGCGTCTATTGTGCGGCAGTGCATGCCTCGCGCTTCAACCAGTTGACGAAGCGGACAGACGTGATCGAAGCGATCTTCGCCGATGGCGTCGATGCCGAGCTGGAGGAACACCAGCAGGTTATCTTCGATTTCGCGGTCAGGCTCTCGAAGACGCCGTCCGAGGCGACACAAGCGGATATTGCTGCGTTGCGCGATCTCGGACTGTCGAAGCTTGAAATCCTCGACCTGATCCTTTCCGCCTCGATCTTCGGCTGGGCCAACCGGCTGATGCATACGCTCGGCGAACCGGTTCGCGACTGA
- a CDS encoding NAD/NADP-dependent octopine/nopaline dehydrogenase family protein — protein MRVAIIGSGGIGRGYAAYLTRQGHQPVLWSPSGVALSDFAGGAELAVTGTIVASLPIPVAQSCADAVAGAETVIVAVPANGFRTVLETLSEHLQQGQSVVISAHSSFAALYLHDLLAERGITLPIAAWATTALTARKTGPRSVNISGIRARLDVATLPRRFAEEGHSICQALFGDRFEPREDLLAIMLSNLNPPGHMASMLCNLTRAEQGEDWPNYGSTTRGVGRIIDAMDEERLMLAAAFGLAVRSVQDHYALSFGVTPGPVGEMAAAVHAMRPELMGPKTLDTRFITEDVPFGLVPLELLGAVTGVAVPLHQAGIALFNAICARDFRAENDLLPLLDLGGLDAAGLHKRLRDG, from the coding sequence ATGCGTGTCGCCATCATCGGCTCCGGCGGTATCGGCCGAGGCTATGCCGCCTATCTGACGCGGCAGGGGCATCAGCCGGTGCTGTGGTCGCCGAGCGGAGTGGCCCTCTCCGATTTCGCCGGGGGCGCGGAACTGGCGGTGACCGGGACGATCGTCGCATCCCTGCCCATCCCGGTCGCGCAGAGCTGCGCGGACGCCGTGGCGGGAGCCGAAACCGTCATCGTGGCGGTGCCGGCCAATGGCTTCCGAACCGTGCTGGAAACGCTTTCGGAGCATCTGCAGCAGGGCCAGAGCGTGGTCATCAGCGCGCATAGCTCCTTTGCGGCACTCTATCTGCATGATCTGCTGGCGGAGCGAGGGATTACGCTGCCGATTGCCGCCTGGGCGACGACTGCGCTGACCGCGCGCAAGACGGGGCCGCGCAGCGTCAACATCTCCGGCATCCGTGCCCGGCTCGACGTTGCGACCTTGCCGCGACGCTTCGCAGAGGAGGGGCACTCGATCTGCCAGGCGTTGTTCGGGGATCGGTTCGAGCCCCGTGAGGACCTGCTCGCCATCATGCTGAGCAACCTCAATCCGCCCGGGCATATGGCGAGCATGCTGTGCAATCTGACCCGCGCGGAACAAGGCGAGGATTGGCCGAATTACGGGAGCACGACGCGGGGCGTCGGCCGCATCATCGATGCGATGGACGAGGAGCGGCTCATGCTTGCGGCGGCCTTCGGACTCGCGGTGCGCAGCGTGCAGGATCACTACGCCCTGTCATTCGGCGTTACGCCTGGCCCCGTCGGCGAGATGGCCGCCGCGGTCCATGCCATGCGTCCGGAGCTGATGGGGCCGAAGACGCTCGATACCCGCTTCATCACCGAGGACGTGCCTTTCGGGCTCGTTCCGCTCGAACTGCTTGGCGCCGTCACAGGCGTGGCAGTGCCGTTGCATCAGGCCGGCATCGCGCTGTTCAATGCGATCTGCGCGCGGGATTTCAGAGCGGAGAACGATCTCCTGCCATTGCTGGATCTGGGCGGCCTGGACGCCGCCGGTCTGCACAAGCGGTTGCGCGACGGCTGA
- a CDS encoding DUF72 domain-containing protein has translation MSAAAKGAIRIGIGGWVFEPWRGSFYPDGLSQKRELEYASSKLSSLEINGTYYGSQKPESFAKWREETPDGFVFSLKGSRYITNRRVLAEAGPSIEKFITGGVLELREKLGPINWQFMPTKAFDPVDFEAFLKLLPKSVEGRALRHAVEVRHDSFRSPDFVALLREYGVAVVTAADSKYTQIADPTAPFVYSRIMGTQEAEPNGYSATDLDAWAERARRWAEGEVPKDLDMVATPAGAQGGRDVFLYVISGDKIRNPAAAMALIERVGGKG, from the coding sequence ATGTCCGCAGCAGCAAAGGGCGCCATCAGGATCGGCATCGGAGGCTGGGTTTTCGAGCCTTGGCGCGGCAGCTTCTACCCGGACGGTCTCTCCCAGAAGCGCGAGCTCGAATATGCCAGCAGCAAGCTGTCTTCGCTCGAGATCAACGGCACCTATTACGGCTCGCAGAAGCCCGAAAGCTTCGCCAAATGGCGCGAGGAGACGCCGGACGGCTTCGTCTTCTCGTTGAAGGGTTCACGCTACATCACCAACCGGCGCGTGCTTGCGGAAGCTGGCCCCTCGATCGAGAAATTCATCACGGGCGGCGTGCTGGAGCTCAGGGAGAAGCTCGGCCCGATCAACTGGCAGTTCATGCCGACCAAGGCCTTCGACCCGGTGGATTTCGAGGCTTTCCTGAAGCTTCTGCCGAAATCCGTCGAAGGTCGTGCGCTGCGCCACGCCGTCGAGGTTCGCCATGACAGCTTTCGCTCGCCGGACTTCGTCGCGCTGCTGCGCGAATACGGCGTTGCGGTCGTCACCGCGGCGGATTCCAAGTACACGCAGATCGCCGATCCGACGGCCCCTTTCGTCTATAGCCGCATCATGGGCACGCAAGAGGCCGAACCAAACGGCTATTCGGCCACAGACCTCGACGCCTGGGCCGAGCGCGCCCGTCGCTGGGCGGAAGGCGAGGTGCCGAAGGATCTCGATATGGTCGCGACCCCCGCGGGAGCGCAGGGCGGCCGCGATGTCTTTTTATATGTCATCAGCGGGGACAAGATCCGCAACCCGGCTGCCGCAATGGCCTTGATCGAGCGCGTCGGCGGCAAGGGCTGA